The genome window ACCTTCTTTAGAAGGGCGTGACTCAATTTTTGTTAAGTTAATATCATTTTTAGCAAATAGTGATAAAATCTCATAAAGGCCACCTGGCTTATCTTCAAATAATGAAAAAGAAATGGAAGTCTTATCTTTACCGGTGATAGGTGAGTCATTACTATCTAAAACAACGAAACGGGTTTCATTATTAAAATTTTCTTGAATATTTGTATCAATGACTTTTAAATTATACAATTCAGCAGCTTTTAAAGTACCTATAGCTGCATCTTGCCCTGTTTCTGCAACTCTTTTAGCAGCTGCTGCAGTACTTAAAGTATAATGAGCAGTTATACCATGCCTTTCCAAATAAGGCTGACATTGCCCAAGAGCTTGTGAGTGGGAATAAACATTTTCTACCTCATCTACACTCATATCCCTAGCAGCTAATAAATTATGGTTAATTGGAATAACAATTTCATTTTTAATCTTTAAATCAAAATTATGAATTAATGAATCTAAAGTTAAATTTACTGGACCTTCAATAGAATTTTCAATTGGAACAATACCCTGTACACATTCGCCACTTTCAACAGCAGCCAT of Methanobrevibacter olleyae contains these proteins:
- the pheA gene encoding prephenate dehydratase, with the translated sequence MVEYKVAFLGPQGTFSHEAASLVSDNLVSYCSIQSVMAAVESGECVQGIVPIENSIEGPVNLTLDSLIHNFDLKIKNEIVIPINHNLLAARDMSVDEVENVYSHSQALGQCQPYLERHGITAHYTLSTAAAAKRVAETGQDAAIGTLKAAELYNLKVIDTNIQENFNNETRFVVLDSNDSPITGKDKTSISFSLFEDKPGGLYEILSLFAKNDINLTKIESRPSKEGLGHYIFFIDLEGHRLDDDISLILKDLERNTSFFKILGSYPIFRDDLFK